One Luteibacter sp. 9135 DNA segment encodes these proteins:
- a CDS encoding zinc-binding alcohol dehydrogenase family protein, with the protein MKAVGFFKNLPIDQPQALQDVDVPEPALREHDLLVDVRAVSVNPVDTKVRAHGDVPAGQPRILGWDAAGIVKAVGPGVTRFKAGDRVWYAGDITRPGSNAERQAVDERIVGPMPASLDFAEAASLPLTAITAWELLFDRLRVHEADPTEHRVLLVVGAAGGVGSILTQLARALTGLTIVGTASRPETRDWVLNHGAHHTIDHHQPWKPQLQALGIDGLAYVIGLNHSATYVPQVAETLVPEGQFALIDDPASVDITPFKGKSISIHWELMFTRAMFGTATMARQHALLRRVAELVDRGDITHTLTQRIDGIDAARLIEAHRQLEAGSMLGKLVLVRPDTQES; encoded by the coding sequence ATGAAAGCCGTCGGCTTCTTCAAGAACCTTCCCATCGACCAGCCCCAGGCGTTGCAGGACGTCGACGTGCCCGAGCCGGCGCTGCGTGAGCACGACCTGTTGGTCGATGTGCGCGCCGTGTCGGTCAACCCGGTGGATACCAAGGTCCGTGCCCATGGCGATGTGCCGGCCGGACAGCCGCGCATCCTGGGCTGGGACGCCGCCGGTATCGTCAAGGCGGTCGGCCCGGGCGTGACGCGCTTCAAGGCCGGTGACCGCGTGTGGTATGCCGGCGATATCACGCGCCCGGGCAGCAACGCGGAACGGCAGGCCGTGGACGAGCGTATCGTCGGTCCCATGCCTGCTTCGCTGGACTTTGCCGAGGCCGCATCGCTGCCCTTGACGGCGATCACCGCCTGGGAACTCCTGTTCGACCGGCTGCGCGTGCACGAAGCGGACCCCACGGAGCACCGCGTCCTGCTGGTGGTGGGCGCCGCGGGAGGTGTCGGCTCGATCCTGACCCAGCTTGCGCGTGCGCTCACGGGCCTGACGATCGTTGGTACAGCGTCGCGCCCGGAAACGCGCGACTGGGTGCTCAATCACGGCGCCCATCACACGATCGACCACCACCAGCCCTGGAAGCCGCAATTGCAGGCCTTGGGTATCGACGGGCTCGCCTATGTGATCGGCCTCAACCACAGCGCGACGTACGTACCGCAAGTGGCCGAGACGCTGGTGCCGGAAGGCCAGTTCGCCTTGATCGACGATCCGGCCAGCGTCGACATCACGCCTTTCAAGGGCAAATCGATCTCGATCCACTGGGAGCTCATGTTTACCCGTGCCATGTTCGGCACAGCCACCATGGCGCGCCAGCATGCGTTGCTGCGGCGGGTGGCGGAGTTGGTCGACCGGGGCGACATCACGCATACGCTGACGCAGCGTATCGACGGTATCGATGCCGCACGCCTGATCGAGGCGCACCGGCAGCTTGAAGCCGGCAGCATGCTCGGGAAGCTGGTGCTCGTCAGGCCGGATACCCAGGAAAGCTGA
- the copD gene encoding copper homeostasis membrane protein CopD, with protein MGDALPMIVLRWALYGDLMMLFGVPLFALHTLPEAHRAGRVGRSYSRLIAFGSISGLVLSVAALAWSAKGMAGAAAWSDIPMSTYAVLVVDTTMGWAWQVRMVALLALLFMGHALRRPARPMWTIASVAGAASLASLAWTGHGAMDAAARGMAHLAADIVHLWAAGAWWGALVAFVLLARDARRGHPQSIDLLSEAAHGFTRVGVWIVALLMLTGVINYVMIAGVSWETLASTRYGHLLVIKLWLFGMMLVVASMNRYRLAPALTIARQQGEPSRALRLLQRSVLVETGLAGMILGLVAWLGTLSPVT; from the coding sequence GTGGGTGACGCGCTGCCGATGATCGTCTTGCGCTGGGCACTCTACGGCGACTTGATGATGCTGTTTGGCGTGCCGCTCTTTGCACTCCACACCTTGCCTGAGGCGCACCGCGCAGGCAGGGTGGGCAGGTCGTATAGCCGGCTGATCGCCTTCGGATCGATATCAGGGCTTGTGCTCTCGGTCGCTGCTCTGGCGTGGTCGGCCAAGGGCATGGCTGGCGCCGCGGCGTGGTCCGACATCCCTATGTCGACGTACGCCGTGCTGGTAGTCGACACCACGATGGGTTGGGCTTGGCAGGTCCGTATGGTGGCGCTGCTGGCGTTGCTGTTTATGGGGCACGCGCTGCGTCGGCCGGCCAGGCCGATGTGGACTATCGCGTCCGTCGCCGGTGCGGCTTCGTTAGCCAGCCTTGCCTGGACCGGGCATGGCGCGATGGATGCGGCGGCGCGCGGCATGGCTCATCTGGCAGCCGATATCGTTCACCTTTGGGCCGCTGGTGCCTGGTGGGGAGCACTCGTGGCGTTCGTCCTGCTTGCCCGAGACGCACGGCGCGGGCATCCACAATCCATCGACCTCCTAAGCGAGGCCGCACATGGCTTTACGCGTGTCGGTGTATGGATCGTCGCGCTGCTCATGCTGACGGGTGTCATCAACTACGTGATGATCGCCGGAGTCTCGTGGGAGACGCTGGCGAGCACCCGCTATGGCCATCTTCTCGTCATCAAGCTGTGGCTGTTCGGGATGATGCTCGTGGTGGCGAGCATGAACCGCTACCGGCTGGCTCCCGCGCTTACCATCGCAAGGCAGCAGGGAGAACCCAGCCGGGCCTTGCGTCTCCTTCAGCGCAGCGTGTTGGTGGAGACGGGTTTGGCCGGGATGATCCTTGGGCTCGTGGCGTGGCTGGGAACACTCTCTCCTGTAACGTGA
- the copC gene encoding copper homeostasis periplasmic binding protein CopC: protein MPTFRRLAVTWLGLAAFLLSGSALAHPKLISSTPADKAVGAAPRSIQLTFSEALMPQFSAADVMITAMPGMAMAPAKVATAVATGTDGQTLVVTPTRPLTRGSYRVDWHVVSVDTHAVKGSFTFEVK from the coding sequence ATGCCTACATTCCGACGCCTTGCTGTCACGTGGCTCGGCCTTGCCGCCTTCCTCCTCAGCGGCAGCGCCCTCGCCCACCCCAAGCTCATCTCCTCGACGCCCGCCGACAAAGCCGTCGGTGCAGCTCCTCGTAGCATCCAGCTGACCTTTTCCGAGGCGTTGATGCCGCAATTTTCCGCTGCCGACGTCATGATCACAGCCATGCCCGGCATGGCCATGGCGCCGGCGAAGGTCGCTACCGCGGTCGCGACGGGGACGGACGGCCAGACACTTGTAGTTACGCCAACCCGTCCGCTGACGCGAGGCAGTTACCGCGTTGACTGGCACGTGGTTTCGGTAGATACGCACGCGGTCAAAGGTTCGTTTACGTTCGAAGTGAAGTAA
- a CDS encoding PA4780 family RIO1-like protein kinase, whose amino-acid sequence MKTPQGLQPLIDDGIIDDVLRPLKSGKEAAVYVVRSGNDVRCAKVYKDMAHRSFQQRVQYQEGRKVSSSREARAIGKGSKYGRKQQEVAWKNAEVDALYQLRDAGVRVPEPFGYFHGVLVMELVTDADGLSAPRLGEVDLSADEAREYHRILVRQVVLMLCAGLIHGDLSPYNVLVGPDGPVVIDFPQVVSATGNNAARNMLLRDVNNLTAYLGRSAPELLETWYGEEMWALLQAGDLRADTELTGHFEPDESEVDLDSIRQSINDAREEMLIRQQGREAAEED is encoded by the coding sequence TTGAAGACCCCCCAAGGCCTGCAGCCGTTGATCGATGACGGCATCATTGACGACGTGCTCCGGCCACTCAAGAGCGGCAAGGAGGCGGCGGTGTACGTTGTCCGTAGCGGCAACGACGTCCGCTGCGCCAAGGTCTACAAGGACATGGCGCATCGAAGCTTTCAGCAGCGCGTGCAGTATCAGGAAGGCCGCAAGGTAAGCAGCAGCCGCGAGGCGCGCGCCATCGGCAAGGGAAGCAAGTACGGGCGCAAGCAGCAGGAAGTTGCCTGGAAGAACGCTGAGGTCGATGCGCTTTACCAGTTGCGCGATGCCGGTGTTCGCGTGCCCGAGCCGTTCGGCTATTTCCACGGCGTGCTGGTGATGGAACTGGTCACGGACGCCGATGGCCTGTCCGCCCCCCGCCTGGGCGAGGTCGATCTCAGCGCCGATGAGGCTCGGGAATACCATCGGATCCTCGTGCGGCAGGTCGTGCTGATGCTGTGTGCGGGATTGATCCACGGCGATCTTTCCCCGTACAACGTCCTTGTCGGTCCGGATGGCCCTGTCGTGATCGATTTTCCGCAAGTCGTCAGTGCTACGGGAAATAATGCGGCGCGCAACATGCTGCTGCGTGACGTCAACAATCTCACCGCCTACCTTGGACGCTCGGCGCCCGAGTTGCTGGAGACGTGGTACGGCGAGGAGATGTGGGCCTTGCTGCAGGCCGGCGATCTCCGCGCCGATACGGAACTGACCGGTCATTTCGAGCCGGATGAGTCCGAGGTCGATCTGGACAGCATCCGGCAGTCCATCAATGACGCAAGAGAAGAAATGCTTATACGGCAGCAGGGACGTGAGGCGGCGGAAGAAGACTAG